One bacterium DNA segment encodes these proteins:
- a CDS encoding response regulator — protein MSEAIKILLIDDDADFILINRTILEANGYEVDACVDARCALEKIKTWKPNLICLDVMMPTGTEGFHLAYKIRQDPECRTIPILMITSIHDYSDFRFSTEDGDFLPVDEFIEKPIRAEVLLKKVRELLQPRDEASPQPPLEDKGIGLKKK, from the coding sequence ATGAGTGAAGCCATCAAGATTCTGCTGATCGACGATGATGCGGATTTCATCCTGATCAATCGGACGATTCTGGAGGCCAACGGCTATGAAGTCGATGCCTGTGTCGACGCCCGTTGCGCTTTGGAAAAAATTAAAACCTGGAAACCGAACCTCATCTGTCTGGATGTGATGATGCCGACCGGTACCGAGGGTTTTCATCTCGCCTATAAAATACGCCAGGATCCCGAGTGCCGGACCATTCCGATATTGATGATCACCTCGATCCATGATTACAGCGATTTCCGATTCTCCACCGAGGATGGGGATTTTTTACCGGTGGATGAATTCATTGAAAAGCCGATTCGCGCCGAGGTGTTGTTGAAAAAAGTACGGGAGCTCCTGCAGCCCCGCGACGAGGCCTCCCCGCAACCTCCGCTGGAGGACAAGGGCATCGGCTTGAAGAAAAAATGA
- a CDS encoding response regulator, which produces MTAAEKKILLVDDDPAFLEINHMILEAAGYQVAEASSVEQALRLLQADRFDLLVLDLMMESMDSGFTIAYAVRSDERLRDLPILLLTSAQERTGFTFELERDQEWMKVDEVAAKPLRPTELIERVERLLTKAKRENHG; this is translated from the coding sequence ATGACGGCCGCTGAAAAAAAAATATTACTCGTTGATGATGATCCGGCGTTTTTAGAGATCAATCATATGATCCTGGAAGCAGCCGGCTATCAGGTGGCGGAGGCCAGCTCCGTGGAGCAGGCGTTGCGTCTGCTCCAGGCCGACCGCTTCGATCTGCTGGTTTTAGATTTGATGATGGAGAGCATGGATTCCGGATTCACTATCGCTTATGCCGTGCGCAGCGATGAACGGCTTCGGGACTTGCCCATTCTGCTTTTAACGTCGGCGCAGGAACGCACGGGTTTCACTTTTGAGTTGGAACGGGATCAGGAGTGGATGAAAGTGGATGAGGTGGCGGCCAAACCGCTGCGTCCGACTGAATTGATTGAACGGGTGGAGCGGTTGCTGACTAAAGCAAAAAGGGAGAATCATGGATAG